The following proteins are co-located in the Fluviicola sp. genome:
- a CDS encoding short chain dehydrogenase, protein MKLVMVGASGTMGTFLSQAFEQEHELIRVGSKSGDILVDITSTESIEHMFKQVGSFDALISTAGPTHVGPWNTLNDRTFRKGVEGKMMGQINLVLIGQHYINPKGSFTLITGALSHDPQLNFANASAANGAVEGFVRAAAIELGNGIRINAVSPTVIEDSPQYFPYFPGDIPVTMKQLEYGFRKSVFGAGTGQIIKPY, encoded by the coding sequence ATGAAACTAGTAATGGTAGGTGCATCAGGCACCATGGGAACTTTTTTAAGTCAGGCATTTGAGCAGGAACATGAACTTATCCGGGTAGGTTCCAAAAGCGGGGATATCCTGGTAGATATTACATCCACGGAATCGATTGAGCATATGTTTAAGCAGGTCGGATCGTTCGATGCACTTATTTCCACGGCAGGGCCAACACATGTAGGGCCCTGGAATACGCTGAATGACCGAACCTTCAGGAAAGGTGTGGAAGGCAAAATGATGGGCCAGATCAACCTGGTTTTAATCGGCCAGCATTACATCAATCCGAAAGGTTCGTTTACCCTGATCACGGGAGCCTTGTCGCACGATCCGCAGCTGAATTTCGCCAATGCTTCTGCAGCCAACGGGGCAGTAGAAGGTTTTGTGAGAGCCGCAGCCATTGAATTGGGTAACGGAATACGGATCAATGCCGTGAGTCCTACGGTCATTGAGGATTCACCGCAATACTTTCCTTATTTTCCGGGAGATATTCCGGTAACGATGAAACAATTGGAATATGGTTTCCGGAAGAGTGTTTTTGGTGCGGGTACCGGACAGATTATCAAGCCTTATTAA
- a CDS encoding T9SS type A sorting domain-containing protein has protein sequence MKKLLPVISIICSFTFPSFAQSVIWNTPVPVASGTTYSNIYPRIALTTGDNPQVTWGNGGPDKIYSSRWNGSGFTSPIAINPAGTIPYLATWTGAEVAASGDTVFVVFSTDPTAGEAHVYTVRSLDGGVTFQDTVRADQIGTDVPRFPSVAVGMNGNPVVNFMRFNASMTDPEYAIARSVTGGASYLTPINPTASVTGFVCDCCPASVVTSGNRHVLLFRNDDNNIREMWGCYSTDGSASFTAASEVDQTNWLVNSCPSSGPSGVISGDSLITTWMSAGDVYISSASLSNQQIGVHRQLFPIGVGVQNFPVIAGKGDTLAVVWQGMNGSYTDVFFTYSVTGTAGLGVNIDTLTQSTSGAQSRPDIQFSNGKFHIVYSDNMGNNVMYLQGAIDPASLAVKQSELTEPVQIFAAQADGKTTLKVKSEWDTEASIQLINAAGQQVSSGNQQIVKGISVISVPEGIQKGIYYVVLETKEGRIYKQKVIL, from the coding sequence ATGAAGAAACTTTTACCAGTAATCAGCATCATTTGCAGTTTTACCTTTCCATCCTTTGCACAGAGTGTGATCTGGAATACGCCTGTTCCGGTTGCATCGGGAACAACTTACAGCAATATTTATCCGCGTATTGCACTGACTACCGGAGATAATCCGCAGGTAACCTGGGGAAATGGCGGGCCGGATAAAATCTATTCTTCCCGTTGGAACGGATCGGGATTTACATCTCCGATTGCAATTAATCCTGCGGGGACCATTCCGTACCTTGCAACCTGGACCGGGGCTGAAGTAGCAGCATCGGGAGACACCGTTTTTGTGGTTTTCAGTACAGATCCAACCGCAGGGGAGGCTCATGTGTATACCGTGCGCTCGCTGGATGGCGGTGTGACTTTCCAGGATACGGTAAGAGCCGACCAGATTGGAACCGATGTTCCGCGTTTTCCTTCAGTTGCTGTTGGCATGAACGGAAATCCGGTGGTTAATTTCATGCGTTTCAATGCTTCCATGACTGATCCGGAATATGCGATTGCGCGTTCTGTAACCGGCGGGGCATCTTATCTGACACCGATTAATCCAACGGCATCTGTTACCGGTTTTGTATGTGATTGCTGTCCGGCTTCTGTGGTAACTTCAGGAAACCGGCATGTATTGCTGTTTCGCAATGACGATAACAATATCCGGGAAATGTGGGGATGTTATTCCACAGACGGAAGCGCCAGTTTTACGGCTGCTTCAGAAGTAGACCAAACAAACTGGCTGGTAAACTCCTGTCCGTCGAGCGGGCCTTCCGGGGTTATTTCCGGTGATTCGCTGATCACCACATGGATGAGTGCGGGTGATGTGTATATCAGTTCCGCGAGTCTTTCAAACCAACAAATCGGTGTGCACCGGCAATTATTCCCGATTGGTGTGGGAGTTCAGAATTTCCCGGTTATAGCCGGAAAAGGAGATACGCTTGCAGTTGTGTGGCAGGGAATGAACGGATCTTACACAGACGTTTTCTTTACTTATTCTGTGACAGGAACAGCTGGGTTGGGTGTGAATATCGATACGTTGACACAAAGCACATCCGGGGCTCAAAGCCGCCCGGACATCCAGTTTTCGAACGGAAAATTCCACATCGTTTACAGCGATAACATGGGAAATAATGTGATGTACCTGCAAGGAGCTATTGATCCCGCTTCTTTAGCTGTCAAACAATCCGAATTAACTGAACCTGTCCAGATCTTTGCTGCACAGGCAGACGGAAAAACAACGCTGAAAGTTAAGTCTGAATGGGATACGGAAGCTTCAATTCAATTGATCAATGCTGCCGGCCAGCAAGTTTCATCAGGTAATCAGCAGATCGTTAAAGGAATTTCTGTGATTTCCGTTCCTGAAGGAATTCAAAAGGGAATTTATTACGTGGTACTGGAAACGAAAGAAGGGAGGATTTATAAGCAGAAAGTGATATTGTAA
- a CDS encoding efflux RND transporter periplasmic adaptor subunit gives MENQEHKTNGQQPKKKGVFRRIILPILIGIVILVVIVAKLGSNKKKMDANAAITEKKMTIFPVTVAEPKMETVSQDFELNGNFIPDHQLSFVSETSGRVRTLNIENGDNVTAGKVIATLDNEQIRIDLALAKTTLDKAKLDLEKYERMVTSGAVNKQQVEDKRMEVNTADAKVKTLQHSLKLTTIVSPISGVVSNVAIEKGSYLAPGTAIADIVDIKSLKMSVKLLDAQVVRVKAGQSVNIVPDLYNTISIPGKVASVSPQADGSKKFDTEIRFINPAKTPLKSGMTGKVKFTFGGTKEALTIPLKCLAGSIKDPKVFVIKDGKAQLTKIEIGAVDDDKIEIVSGLTPGMKVVKTGQLNIDNGSKVKIIK, from the coding sequence ATGGAAAATCAAGAACATAAAACGAACGGCCAACAGCCAAAAAAGAAAGGAGTATTCAGACGCATCATTTTACCTATCCTGATCGGGATTGTGATCCTGGTGGTGATTGTAGCCAAATTGGGAAGCAACAAAAAGAAAATGGACGCCAATGCTGCTATTACCGAGAAAAAAATGACCATTTTCCCGGTAACAGTTGCCGAACCGAAAATGGAAACCGTTTCCCAGGATTTCGAACTGAACGGAAATTTTATCCCCGACCATCAATTGAGCTTCGTTTCGGAAACTTCCGGACGCGTGAGAACACTCAATATTGAGAACGGTGACAATGTAACAGCCGGAAAAGTGATCGCAACACTGGACAACGAGCAGATCCGTATCGACCTTGCTTTAGCGAAAACAACTCTGGACAAAGCAAAACTGGACCTGGAGAAATACGAACGCATGGTTACAAGCGGAGCTGTGAACAAACAGCAGGTAGAAGATAAGCGTATGGAAGTAAACACGGCTGACGCAAAAGTGAAAACCCTGCAGCACAGCTTAAAACTGACAACCATTGTTTCTCCGATCTCAGGAGTTGTTTCCAACGTTGCGATAGAAAAAGGAAGTTACCTGGCACCAGGAACAGCTATCGCCGACATCGTGGATATCAAATCGTTGAAAATGAGCGTGAAATTGCTGGATGCACAGGTAGTACGCGTAAAAGCAGGGCAATCGGTAAACATTGTTCCGGATCTGTACAACACGATTTCCATTCCGGGAAAAGTAGCATCTGTTTCACCACAGGCTGATGGTTCCAAGAAATTTGATACGGAAATCCGCTTCATCAACCCGGCAAAAACACCTTTGAAGTCAGGAATGACCGGGAAAGTGAAGTTTACCTTCGGTGGTACGAAAGAAGCTTTGACCATTCCGCTGAAATGTCTGGCAGGAAGTATCAAAGACCCGAAAGTATTCGTGATCAAAGATGGTAAAGCACAATTGACTAAAATCGAAATCGGTGCGGTAGACGATGACAAGATCGAAATCGTTTCCGGTTTGACACCGGGAATGAAGGTGGTGAAAACAGGTCAGCTGAACATCGACAACGGGTCTAAAGTGAAGATCATCAAGTGA
- a CDS encoding MarR family transcriptional regulator — protein sequence MANVQLTPEQRELIERMGVFYEHHGIPPMEGRIMSLLVVCDEPELTFDQIRELLGISKSTTSSALNMLQTTQRVVYRTKPGDRKRYFSSNIIRWQEGFTENFQKFFEVIKIMKEALAQRTPETPEFNQQMAEFIEFIEYMSVEFPRLYMEWCNRKTSNNNNNNN from the coding sequence ATGGCAAACGTTCAATTAACTCCGGAACAACGGGAACTCATCGAAAGAATGGGTGTGTTTTATGAACACCATGGAATTCCGCCGATGGAAGGTCGTATCATGTCACTTTTAGTTGTTTGCGATGAGCCGGAACTCACTTTCGATCAGATTCGCGAACTGCTCGGAATCAGTAAAAGCACTACCAGCTCTGCTTTGAATATGCTCCAGACTACTCAACGTGTAGTTTACAGAACAAAGCCGGGCGATCGTAAACGGTATTTCTCCAGCAACATTATCCGCTGGCAGGAAGGATTTACGGAAAACTTCCAAAAGTTCTTCGAAGTAATCAAGATCATGAAGGAAGCATTGGCGCAGCGTACGCCCGAAACACCCGAATTCAATCAACAAATGGCTGAATTCATTGAATTTATAGAATATATGAGTGTCGAATTTCCAAGACTTTACATGGAATGGTGCAATCGTAAAACATCCAATAATAACAATAACAACAACTAG
- a CDS encoding AraC family transcriptional regulator, giving the protein MKEIPVRQITERIPQADRRFSIRTLETILGGKPTNDDLHRHNYFFMLIIKTGLGEHAIDFVDYPVRDRSVFILRPGQLHQLRLDKDCTGFLMQFDANFYSPENVTSRQRFRRVTAKTFCSPEQVRFERLYTILENIYREFANKEAGFFDAIQANLDIFFIESMRQSENPDQKPNTEMSYDQERLEEFMELLEKHVASHKSVTEYAEMLGVSVFQLNKITKNSVGKTVSELIGEQLILESKRILLGTSNQVKDIAYSLGFEDVSYFIRFFKKGTGSSPEVFRTNFK; this is encoded by the coding sequence ATGAAAGAAATTCCGGTCAGGCAGATTACGGAGCGTATTCCGCAGGCAGACAGAAGGTTTAGTATCAGAACTCTTGAAACGATACTGGGAGGAAAACCTACGAACGATGATCTTCACCGTCATAATTATTTCTTTATGCTGATTATTAAAACCGGTTTGGGGGAACATGCCATTGATTTTGTGGATTATCCGGTAAGAGATCGATCGGTGTTTATTCTCCGGCCCGGGCAGCTTCATCAGCTCCGGCTGGACAAAGATTGCACCGGATTTCTAATGCAATTCGATGCAAATTTTTACAGTCCTGAAAACGTAACAAGCAGGCAGCGATTCAGGAGAGTAACCGCTAAAACTTTTTGTTCGCCTGAGCAAGTCCGCTTTGAACGGCTTTACACCATCTTGGAAAACATCTACCGGGAGTTTGCGAACAAGGAAGCTGGTTTTTTTGATGCTATTCAAGCAAACCTGGATATTTTTTTCATTGAATCGATGCGGCAAAGTGAAAATCCAGATCAAAAGCCGAATACGGAAATGTCTTATGACCAGGAACGTCTTGAAGAGTTTATGGAACTGCTTGAAAAACATGTAGCAAGTCACAAGTCGGTTACCGAATATGCGGAAATGCTTGGGGTTTCGGTATTTCAATTAAACAAGATCACCAAAAACAGCGTCGGGAAAACAGTTTCCGAATTGATCGGTGAACAATTGATACTGGAATCCAAGCGGATTCTTTTGGGAACCTCCAACCAGGTAAAAGACATTGCTTATTCCCTCGGATTTGAAGATGTTTCCTACTTTATCCGCTTTTTTAAAAAGGGGACAGGGTCTTCACCCGAGGTATTCCGAACGAATTTTAAATAA
- a CDS encoding pesticidal protein Cry7Aa — translation MIQVTKEGVLLERTAYDFESHGVFNPGVLREGSTVHLFYRAVKPGNRSTIGYCKLDGPHQIVQRDNEPVIRPEFDYESLGVEDPRICRIDEVYYLTYTAFDGVNALGALATSRDLKTFEKQGVIVPRFSYTEFETLIKGGWDIEDRYLGYCHSNPFIPETNRNNLVWDKDVLFFPQRINGKLYFLHRIKPDIQLVAIDELSDLTPEFWEDYVSRLNEHTVLFPKYDHEISYIGSGAPPIETEAGWLLIYHGVKCTAEGNIYSACAALLDFHEPRKELARLPYPLFEPEHDWELHGEVDNVCFPCGTALFGDTLYIYYGAADRQIAYASLSLTELISELKLNTIKNEVSS, via the coding sequence ATGATTCAAGTTACTAAAGAAGGTGTACTATTGGAGCGGACTGCTTATGATTTTGAAAGTCATGGAGTTTTCAATCCGGGTGTATTGCGCGAAGGAAGTACCGTGCATCTTTTTTACCGTGCGGTAAAACCGGGAAACCGTTCCACGATCGGTTACTGCAAACTGGATGGCCCGCATCAAATTGTACAACGGGATAATGAACCGGTTATACGTCCTGAATTTGACTATGAATCACTGGGAGTAGAAGATCCGCGGATTTGCCGCATCGATGAGGTTTATTATTTGACCTATACTGCTTTCGACGGAGTAAATGCCCTGGGAGCACTGGCAACTTCCCGTGACCTGAAAACTTTTGAGAAACAGGGAGTGATCGTTCCCCGATTCTCTTACACCGAGTTCGAAACATTGATCAAAGGAGGCTGGGACATCGAAGACCGCTACCTGGGATATTGCCATTCGAACCCTTTTATTCCGGAAACGAACCGGAATAACCTGGTCTGGGACAAAGATGTACTCTTCTTTCCACAGCGTATCAACGGGAAGCTTTATTTCCTTCACCGGATAAAACCCGACATTCAGTTAGTCGCTATTGACGAACTCAGTGATCTCACTCCTGAATTTTGGGAAGACTATGTTTCACGTTTGAATGAACACACCGTTCTTTTCCCCAAATACGATCACGAAATCAGTTATATCGGTTCCGGCGCTCCCCCGATCGAAACGGAGGCAGGCTGGCTCCTCATTTATCACGGAGTGAAATGCACCGCAGAAGGAAATATCTATTCGGCCTGTGCAGCCTTGCTGGATTTTCACGAACCGCGAAAAGAACTTGCACGCTTACCATACCCCTTGTTTGAACCGGAACACGACTGGGAATTACACGGGGAAGTCGACAATGTTTGTTTCCCCTGCGGAACAGCATTATTCGGCGATACATTATACATCTATTATGGCGCTGCTGACAGACAGATTGCTTATGCATCCCTGAGCCTGACAGAGCTCATTTCAGAACTCAAACTAAACACAATTAAAAATGAAGTATCCAGTTAA
- a CDS encoding efflux RND transporter permease subunit → MSITELAIKRPSLIVVIFSVLGFLGILSYSKLNYELMPKFSIPVVTVTTQYPGASPSEVENSVTKKIEDALSGVEGLDYTQSTSMEGISMVVLMLKNDMDPDKALQEAQRKINAMLSTLPEEVLSPSLGKFSFDEAPIMSVGVTADMPPTELYSLVKDDISPTLAKMEGMAQITMVGGEEREIKVQVNREACENYGISILQVTNAIRNANLELPTGKVKGDGTQALVRLRGKYKDLNELNNLVILNDPKTNSPVRLNEVASITDASKEIKTYNRINGINSLGLQIMKQTDANAVKISKMVKEEFKRLEEQYKADGLKFDIASDSSDFTLAAADAVVTDLGLAIFIVALVMLLFLHSVRNAFIIMISIPASLISVFIAMYLLGFTLNLMTLLAISLVVGILVDDSIVVLENIYRHLEMGKERRKAALEGRNEIGFTAMGITLVDVVVFLPLTMVGGLISNLLSQFSLVIVISTLMSLFVSFTLTPLLASRFAKETVLTNKTLGGRIVMTFERILKNITTSYGRALTVALRRKRYITLGAFFGIILIPMMLGPYIGGEFVSQGDRGEFVISLELPQDATIQQTNATVQRVEDYLFNDKRVVNVFTSVGTASGNMGSSSNANNKAQLTVKIIDKEKRDQSAAIIAQLMKKDLEAMLPDVKVNSAAVGIMGGADDAPIQIAVTGNNMDSNYVAANKVLETLKSIKGTAEVKVSVETGNPEITVNIDRDKMAELGLNMNTVGSTLQMSFNGDDNSKYSENGKDYDILVNYDDFDRKNTEDVKDVYFINDKGQQIKLSQFAKIGKASGPSKLERMSRIPSITVTSQVLGTSSQQVTDEFAKRIEKDPLPKNTVYSFEGDAKNMAEAFGNLLLAILASIIFVYLIMVALYDSYVYPFVVLFSIPLAIIGALLALALASEPISIFSMLGMIMLIGLVAKNAILIVDFANQKKADGHNTIEALIIAGQARLRPILMTTLAMVFGMMPIAFAHGAGAEWKAGLAWVLIGGLISSMLLTLIVVPCVYLIFDIFKREISNKKAKALLKEVDVVALGHEYDHN, encoded by the coding sequence ATGTCTATTACAGAATTAGCCATAAAGAGACCCTCGTTGATCGTTGTGATCTTCTCGGTCCTGGGTTTCCTTGGAATCCTCAGCTATTCCAAATTGAATTACGAACTGATGCCGAAATTCTCCATTCCTGTAGTAACTGTTACAACGCAGTACCCGGGAGCATCTCCTTCGGAAGTAGAGAATTCGGTAACCAAAAAAATTGAAGATGCACTCTCCGGCGTGGAAGGCCTCGATTATACGCAGTCGACATCCATGGAAGGAATTTCCATGGTGGTACTGATGCTGAAAAATGACATGGACCCGGATAAAGCTTTGCAGGAAGCACAGCGCAAGATCAACGCAATGCTTTCTACATTGCCCGAAGAAGTGCTTTCTCCGTCGCTTGGAAAATTCTCTTTCGACGAAGCTCCGATCATGAGTGTGGGTGTAACTGCCGACATGCCTCCCACAGAATTGTATTCCCTGGTAAAAGACGACATCTCTCCTACCCTTGCTAAAATGGAAGGAATGGCGCAAATCACCATGGTTGGTGGTGAAGAACGCGAGATTAAAGTACAGGTGAACCGCGAAGCTTGTGAGAATTATGGAATTTCCATTCTGCAGGTTACCAACGCCATCCGCAACGCCAACCTGGAATTGCCGACCGGTAAGGTAAAAGGAGACGGAACACAGGCTTTGGTGCGTTTGCGCGGAAAATATAAGGATCTGAATGAATTGAACAACCTGGTGATTTTGAACGACCCGAAAACGAATTCACCGGTAAGACTGAACGAAGTGGCTAGTATTACAGACGCTTCCAAAGAGATCAAAACATATAACCGGATCAACGGGATCAACTCGCTTGGACTTCAGATCATGAAACAAACCGATGCAAACGCGGTGAAGATCAGTAAAATGGTAAAAGAAGAGTTCAAAAGACTGGAAGAACAATACAAAGCAGACGGATTGAAATTCGACATTGCTTCCGACTCTTCCGACTTTACACTTGCAGCAGCAGACGCGGTAGTTACCGACCTTGGACTGGCAATTTTCATCGTTGCACTGGTGATGTTGTTATTCCTTCACAGTGTGCGAAATGCATTTATCATCATGATTTCCATCCCGGCATCGCTGATCTCTGTTTTCATTGCAATGTACCTGCTCGGATTCACTCTGAACCTGATGACTTTACTTGCGATCTCGCTGGTAGTAGGTATTTTGGTCGATGACTCGATCGTTGTCCTTGAGAATATTTACCGTCACCTGGAAATGGGGAAAGAACGCCGGAAAGCAGCTTTGGAAGGCCGTAACGAAATCGGTTTCACCGCAATGGGGATTACCCTGGTGGATGTCGTGGTATTCCTTCCGCTGACCATGGTCGGTGGATTGATTTCCAACTTACTTTCCCAATTCTCACTGGTGATCGTGATTTCCACCTTGATGTCGCTGTTCGTATCGTTCACCCTGACACCGCTTTTGGCTTCGCGCTTTGCGAAAGAAACTGTTTTGACGAACAAAACGTTGGGCGGACGCATCGTCATGACTTTTGAGCGCATCCTGAAAAACATTACTACTTCCTATGGCCGTGCTTTGACGGTTGCACTACGCAGAAAACGTTACATTACCTTAGGAGCTTTCTTCGGAATCATTCTAATCCCGATGATGCTCGGCCCGTACATCGGTGGTGAATTCGTGAGCCAGGGTGACCGCGGGGAGTTCGTGATTTCTTTGGAACTTCCGCAGGATGCAACGATCCAGCAAACGAATGCAACCGTTCAGCGTGTGGAAGATTACCTGTTCAATGACAAACGCGTAGTGAATGTCTTCACCAGCGTGGGAACAGCCAGCGGGAACATGGGTTCTTCCAGCAATGCGAATAACAAGGCGCAGCTGACGGTTAAAATCATCGACAAGGAGAAGCGCGATCAATCCGCTGCGATCATTGCCCAATTGATGAAAAAGGATTTGGAAGCCATGTTGCCGGATGTGAAAGTAAACTCCGCAGCTGTTGGTATCATGGGAGGCGCGGACGACGCTCCGATCCAGATCGCAGTGACCGGAAACAACATGGACTCGAACTATGTGGCTGCCAACAAAGTATTGGAAACCCTGAAATCCATCAAGGGTACAGCCGAAGTAAAAGTTTCCGTTGAAACCGGGAACCCGGAAATTACGGTAAACATTGACCGCGACAAAATGGCTGAATTGGGCTTGAATATGAACACCGTTGGTTCTACCCTGCAAATGTCCTTCAACGGAGACGATAATTCCAAGTATTCTGAAAATGGAAAAGACTACGACATTTTGGTGAATTACGATGATTTTGACCGTAAAAACACCGAAGACGTGAAAGATGTTTATTTCATCAACGATAAAGGGCAGCAGATCAAACTAAGCCAATTTGCAAAAATCGGTAAAGCCAGCGGGCCTTCCAAACTGGAACGCATGAGCCGTATTCCTTCAATCACCGTTACTTCACAGGTATTGGGGACATCCAGTCAGCAGGTAACAGACGAATTTGCGAAACGCATCGAAAAAGATCCGCTTCCTAAAAACACGGTTTACAGCTTTGAAGGAGATGCGAAAAACATGGCCGAAGCATTCGGAAACCTATTGCTGGCGATCCTTGCCTCCATCATCTTCGTGTACCTGATCATGGTTGCGCTTTACGACTCGTATGTGTATCCGTTCGTTGTCTTGTTCTCTATTCCGTTGGCGATCATCGGGGCGCTACTGGCACTGGCATTGGCATCCGAACCTATCAGTATCTTCTCCATGCTGGGAATGATCATGCTGATCGGGTTGGTGGCGAAGAACGCGATTTTGATCGTAGACTTTGCCAACCAGAAAAAAGCAGACGGTCACAATACGATAGAAGCATTGATCATTGCCGGCCAGGCGCGTTTACGTCCGATCCTGATGACAACACTAGCCATGGTATTCGGTATGATGCCGATTGCCTTTGCACACGGTGCAGGAGCCGAATGGAAAGCAGGATTGGCCTGGGTACTGATCGGTGGTTTGATCAGTTCCATGTTGCTGACGCTGATCGTGGTACCATGCGTGTATTTAATCTTCGATATTTTCAAACGCGAAATTTCAAACAAGAAGGCGAAGGCCCTGTTGAAAGAAGTTGATGTGGTCGCACTAGGGCACGAGTACGATCACAATTAA
- a CDS encoding TolC family protein yields the protein MKENTHNRRLSLLMLLVLLAGSMSFARAQSGPMTLQQCVQYGLTKNKGVLKSKLEIERADEKRAETRSEYLPQVNGTISFQDNLKLQTSILPGELIGQPGTQVPVQFGTKYNTSLGVDAKQVIYNQSLIYGMKLTKENIKVSEINAKKTEEQLIYDIATAYYSTQISFTQRKLVESNLAQIDSLFKITQIQFENDAAKQLDLDKLTVNKTNLQTELVTSTTNYEQQLLLLKYYMGMPLDASIEVTSIDMNEQPAAIIDTKSLYTTDLELIQAQREIYSVTLQQIRAGYLPSLSLSFQSSVQNMQNDLRMFSKNAEWFPTSYVGLNLSIPIFDGLAKNSRVKQTKIQLEESVLEEEYLTEKLKMQRENANNTLKANQAALISQQQNIELAQKVYNITMAQFVGGIVTITELVNAETSLREAQTNYLKALVQVKLGELDLIKSTGNIRTLN from the coding sequence ATGAAGGAGAACACACACAACCGTCGCCTGAGCTTACTGATGCTGCTTGTCCTTTTGGCCGGTAGCATGAGCTTTGCCAGGGCACAATCGGGCCCGATGACGCTGCAGCAATGCGTTCAGTATGGCCTGACGAAGAACAAAGGGGTGCTGAAATCGAAATTAGAGATCGAGCGCGCAGATGAAAAGAGAGCGGAAACACGTTCCGAATATTTGCCGCAGGTGAATGGTACCATTTCGTTCCAGGACAACCTGAAACTGCAAACTTCGATCTTACCCGGTGAACTGATCGGTCAGCCCGGAACGCAAGTACCGGTACAATTCGGTACCAAGTACAATACAAGTCTCGGAGTGGACGCAAAACAGGTGATCTACAATCAGTCGCTGATCTATGGAATGAAATTGACGAAAGAAAACATCAAAGTTTCAGAAATCAATGCTAAAAAGACAGAAGAACAGTTGATTTATGACATCGCAACTGCTTATTATTCTACCCAGATTTCATTTACACAACGTAAATTGGTGGAATCAAACCTGGCGCAGATCGATTCCTTATTCAAGATCACTCAAATCCAATTTGAGAACGACGCAGCAAAGCAATTAGACCTGGATAAACTGACGGTTAATAAAACCAATCTTCAAACCGAATTGGTCACAAGCACCACCAATTATGAACAACAATTATTATTGCTGAAGTATTATATGGGAATGCCGCTTGACGCATCCATTGAGGTGACTTCCATTGATATGAACGAACAGCCGGCTGCAATCATTGACACCAAATCTTTGTATACGACCGATTTGGAACTGATCCAGGCACAACGTGAAATTTATTCGGTAACACTGCAGCAGATCCGGGCAGGTTATTTGCCGTCGCTTTCCCTGAGCTTCCAGTCTTCGGTGCAAAATATGCAAAACGACCTGCGCATGTTCAGTAAGAATGCAGAATGGTTCCCGACTTCTTACGTAGGTTTGAACCTGTCCATTCCAATCTTCGACGGGCTTGCTAAAAACTCCCGCGTGAAGCAAACCAAAATCCAGCTGGAAGAATCGGTACTGGAAGAAGAATACCTGACAGAGAAACTGAAAATGCAGCGCGAAAACGCCAACAATACTTTAAAAGCCAATCAGGCAGCATTGATCAGCCAGCAGCAAAACATTGAACTGGCGCAAAAAGTATATAACATCACGATGGCGCAGTTTGTCGGAGGAATTGTAACGATCACCGAACTGGTGAATGCAGAAACATCCCTGAGAGAGGCCCAGACAAACTATTTGAAAGCATTGGTACAGGTGAAATTGGGCGAACTTGACCTGATCAAATCAACAGGAAATATCAGAACATTAAATTAA